CAGATGAAAGGAGGCAACTAAATGCGATACCTGACCTTGTTTTGGACCCTGAACTGGAGGAGGAAATGTTAATAAGAGCCTTGTTAGATCAGTGACCACTTGGAATACAGGCAGTGCagtggaataaaatattttattgatataaacttACAAAGCAGACAACTTTAATGTGGTTATGTGAGGGAATATCCCTATTCTCagaagtatttaggggtaaagggcCAAGATGTATGTAACTTGCCCTTATATGATTCAGGAAAAAATTACATATGCATAGAGAGAGtataaatgataaagcaaatgatgTAAGATATTAACAGTCCACAAGGGGTTAAGTGGATGTTCCTATTTTAATGTACTATTCCTATTCTTGAAGTTTTTGAAGTCTGAAGTGTTTTCCAAATGAAAGGTTTTCTCAAAAAGCCAAAAAATTTAGCAGCAGAGCTGGTTAtttcaaacaaaatcccaggtgGAACCCTGTGTGTAAAACAGGGACAAGCAGGGTTGTCTGGGGTCAAGCCCAGTCCTGTGTCCCTCTGGTGGCCCCTGGGGTGCCTCCTGGAACCCAGCTTGGGAACCACTGTGTGGCTGCATCCTCCACATTTGGAGCAGCCATTCCTGCATCTCCACATCTACTGGACACTCACCCACATATCTGTTCACATCTGAGCCTCGCCACAGCCCCGAGAGAGGTGTTCCCAGCCTCTTTCTGAACAGGGCTAGAAACCAGAGGCTCTGGAAGATTAGTACCTCCTTGGGGCCACGCAGCCCAGGTGTTTTCTATGTGCTCCCCCCCACCTCTACCCTGCATGGCAACCTGCAAGGCAGgtcttatcatccccattttacacacaaGCGGAGGCCCCATGAGATTCAAGTCTAAGGCTGCATCACTGAAGCTGGGTTCACACCCATGTCCTTGAATGAACCCTCAAATCCCTGCTCTTCTTGGCAGAACTGCTTCCTCTCGGGAAGAGGCTGAGGTTCCGAGTGGGGCAGCCCAGGCCTGCTCGGGGCACAGGTAAGATTGGGAGCCACTGGGTTCACTCAGCAGTGGGAGGGGAACCCACTGTCTGGCTCTTGCCAAGAAACCCATCTGTTCCTGGTGGGTCTGTTCCTGGTGGGGAATCTTCACACGGAGCCTTGATCCCGTCCTGAATTTCTGGGCTCAGAGTCTCCCTGCCTGGAGCTGCCTTCTGAATCAGCAGAGGTTCCTGTCTCCCTGCCCCTGCCAGCCAAGGACAAGGAAACTCTGAGCGTCCTTGTTCTGTTCGGTCTTGCACGGGCTGAGCTCCGGCAGGGCCTCTGTCTTTCTTTTCCCTCAGATTTAGCCgttccctcccccattccctgcTGGTTGGTAAGTTTCTAGTAAGTAAATTCACTGTCAGCAAAACTCACAGTGTTTGAACTCACTGCCAGGACACTGAGTGCTTAAAAGAACTGCAGGAAGCTCAAGGCTTCTGAGTAAACGGGGCCTCGCTGAGGATGCAACTGCCCATTTCAGGCCCAAAGCTGCCTCCCTGATAACGGCTCAGGGTCTGTAGAGCCCTGGGCCCTGACTTTGCCCCGAGCCCCCTCAAGGCAGGGAGAATGGCTGCCCAAATGAGACGTTCAGAAGGGGAAGGTAACTGTCCTTGTTAAGTGCCAGCCACTGGGCTGGATGCAAACTGCAGACCCATCTCGGTGTCACAACAGCAACGTAACGTGGGTGTAGCTGTGCTGACCTAACACAGgcgaaactgaggctcagagcaccGAAGTAACCTGGACACAATCACATGGCTGGGAAGGAAACCTGGATCTCTCTCTTGCACGTTCCTCCAAGGTCCCAGGCCCGCCTGTCTGTTCTCGCTGAGGCTACTCCCAGCAAAGGGTCCTACGGGGCTTCGTCTCTTTTCCTGCCTTGATCCAGTTGCCGAATCTACACACCACGCAGGACACCCCCTgagcctgcctccctcccccgctGCTGATCTGGGGCTGCCTCGCTCTGAGAAGGTTCCTGGCCAGCCCTCTGCCACGCCACAACGGGGACTTAACATCCAGCCTCACATCGCTGCTGTGGGCTCCTGGACAGCTTCCCGGGTTCCACATCCCTGGGGCAGAGGAGGTCCACCTCTGAGAGCTCTGGGGGGTGCAGGCTGCTTGCTGACCCCCACCTTACTTCCTTGGAGATTTCTGAGGCGGTTTCTCAGCTGTGGAGCTCACACGCTGGCCTGTTCTCTGGACTCTACACCGCATGGGACACCCCATCTCGAGGTCTGACTTCCACTCCATGAAGAAAACCCTCCACTTCAGCATCCTGTCTCCACTGCTACAACCCTCTCTCTTCCGATCACATTTCCAATATTATGATAAAGGGTTAATGTGCAGCTGTAACTCAGGGTGGCATCTACTTACGGGGAACAGTATTCATTCTCACAATTGACTGTTGGACCCAAGTCAGTTTAATCCAAAAGAGTGACTCCAACCTGGAACTGGCCTGTTCCAGGCCTGTGAGGAAGTTTTTCTAGGGTGAGGGGACCTTGCACCATCTGCCAGTCACACGCTAACAAATGTCTTCTGTTGGCCTGTGGCCACACCGGCCTGCCCTTCTCCAAGGCAGATGGAGACTCCCTCCCCTAAAACAGCCaccactgtatgctaacacatatatatgaaatttaaggaaaaaaatgtcatgaataacctaggggtaagacaggaataaagacacagacctactagaacacggacttgaggatatggggagggggaagggtaagctgtgacaaagtgagagagtggcatggacatgtatacactaccaaacgtaaaatagatagctagtgggaagcagctccataacacagggagatcagctcggtgctttgtgaccgcctggaggggtgggatagggagggtgggagggagggagaggcaagagggaagagatatgggaacatatgtatatgtataacggattcactttgttataaagcagaaactaacacaccattgtaaagcaattatactccaataaagatgtaaaaaaaccccaaaaaaaccaaaagaacagCCACCACTGGTCGAGCCTGCTAGGCACCATGCATTGAGGTTGACATTTTACATATGCTGTTTCCAATATTCATACAAGTGGCCAAGCGTGGCTTCTGAACCATTAGGGGTCTTAGTTTCGCCTCTTTGTAAAACAGCTTCCTCAGATGAGCAAACTGGGTCTTATGGGGTTAAGTAAatcactcaaggtcacacaggtagtaagtgaCAGATCAGGAACTTGAACCTAAGTCTGTATGGCTACAGAAGTTAACaatccttccactctccattaCCACGGCTGTCATGTACAGTTATGCAGGTTGCTTACTGCACAGAGACATCCAGCTGCTGGGGTAGTCAGGGGATGAAATCCAGCCAGCACTCTGGTTCAGTAAGGTGTGCACCATGGTGCAGTGATGCCTGTGCTTGTCTGCCTGGAGGAGCGCTGGGGTAAACTGATGACAAATGGTCCTAATGATGCCCTTGCCTACATCTGCATCCCTTGCTAGGTGCCTTTGCAGCTCTTCTCATCAAGAAGGGAAGTCTGGTTCCTCACCCCTTAAATCTGGGCTAGTCTTGTGACTAAACGAGTCAGTGAAATGTGTCCGACTGGCATTGTGCCAGTTCAAGTCCATACCGAGAGGCCTTGCAGGCTGTACTTGCCCACTTGGACCCCAACTACCGCCATGGGTACAAGCTTGGGCTAACCTGCTGGAGAATGAGAAACACGTGGCCCAGTCACCCCCATCCCAGACCAGTCAATAGCCAATCAACCACCCAACACATAAGCAAGGCCATCCTAGCCCAGCCAGCCTCCAAAAGACCCCCTCTGACCACAGACCCTCGAGTCAGCCCAGCCAAGCTCAGGCACACCTGACCAGATCAGCGTAATTGCCCCACTGACTTCTGTAACTGATCTATGTGgccattatgggttgaattgtgtccttccaaaattcatatgttgaagccctagcccTCAGTACCTCGAAATGTGACCTTATTGGGACATTAGGCCTTTGCCGATATAATTggctaagatgaggtcatactgttgtagggtgggcccctaatccaatatgactgacaTCCTTATCAAAAGGGGAAGTTTGGACATAGACACGTACACAGAGAGCACACCATGCAAAGACTGGAGTGATgctgctacaagccaaggaactctcagaagccagaagagaggcctggaacacCTCCTTCCTTACAGCCTTTAGAGGGAGTAGggatctgctgacaccttgatctcaaactgccagcctccagaactgagagacagTAACTTTCTGTTGTCACCAGTTTGTGgaactttgttacggcagccctaggaaacaaacGTAGCACCACCTTTTCCTAATTCACACAAAGGCACAGTATGGGCTGGCTTCCTTGGCTGCTTCCAGCGTGGCAGCCAACCATGTCTCTGCTCCCGGTCCCCAGGGAACCCACCATGGCTACTCCTGCCCCAACAGGCTTCTGATTCCGGGAAGGCTTCTCCAGTGCTTTCCAAGGGCTCTGGGGTTGTTGAGGGGAAGGGGTCACAGCCTCATACGATATCACTGCTCCCGGGATCCGGAGAGCGCCCCCAGCCCGGGTCCCTCCTGGCTGCCCACCTACCTGGGTTGCCGAGGGCCATGGAGTCGTAGATGAGCTTACAGGTCTTGAGCAGGGTGGAGATCTTCTTCTCGGGCGAGTAGGCCTTGTGCATGCTGGCGAACTTCTGCAGGATCTTCTCCATGATGGGCACCTCCGGCACGCTAGTGGTCACGCCCAGCTCGGTGGTCGTGGTGGCTAGGATCACCAGCTGGTTCTCCTTAAGCTGCTGCAGCGAGCCGTCCTTGCTGTGGATCTCATGCAGGCATGAGTTGATGGCTTCCTTCAGGGGCTTCAGGACACACTTGTACAAGGCAGACTCCACAATGGCTTCTGCAGGTGGGCGAGAGCAGGAGGGTAAGGAAACCAGCTTCAGACATCCTGCCCCCACATCCTGTTGCCCGACAGTGTGGCTATCCCCATCCCATGTCCCTGGAAGGACACACTCACAGTCCCGGCAGGTACAGCCCACAGTTCTGACAGGTTAGACTGTATGTAGTACATTCAACAGAAAGCCacactgccaagggcacaggaGCCACACATGGTGTCTAATGCTtttcacagggcctggcacagatgGAACTCTCACAGGGCTGCTGACTAGTACACCACCTCAGAGAGCACTATGTACATGGGCGTTGTGCAGTATACAACCTGTGCAGCTGTACCTGGAGGGCCTGggtgcccaataaatgtttggtagagttaTTCTTGATGTGTCTCTTTCAATTACCAGATCCATTTGAATCTAGTCTCAAGAATACAGTATAGCCAGAACCTGACTTCTTACCATTTCCAAGGCTTCCACCTTGACCTAGGCTGTCATCATCTCTTACCTGAGTTATATTAATAGCTTCTTGCCCTGGCTTCTTTTAGTCCATTCTCAACACAGCAACTGGCATAATCTTGTTATGCCATTTTTGATCATGATATTCCTGTGCTCAGAACCCTGTAATGGCTCCCATCTCATGCACCACAGAAGCTAAAGGCTTTCCCGTGGCCCACAAGCCCCCTCTGTGACCTGTCCCTGTGACCTCTCTCACTCATCACCTTGTTTGCTCCCTGTGCTCATGCTGCTCCAGCTACCCTGGCCTTCTTGCTGTTCTGCCAACCGGCCAGGCTtgctcctacctcagggcctttgcacttggcATTCCCTTTGCCTGGAGGAATGCACGTGGCTATCCACATGGCTTATTCCTTCATTGTTCAAATGTCATCTTATCTCAGAGGCGTCCTGATCAGCTAGTGGAATGAGAATTAGTCATCTCTGATCTCACAGCAACTGTGCAACATACATGCCATAATCCCCACTCTACAGATGGACCAACTCAGGCTCTGCTGGtgcaggtcacacagctacttgGGGCCTGaacaaggatttgaacccaggtcaacTTGACACCAAGGCAATGTTCAGCTTTGGTTGACAGTAGGGAAGTATTCTTGGAACGTCTTTTTGGCTCCACCCGATCCCCAGGGTCTCAGCTATTGGCCCAGTAGGGGAGGTCCCAAGTCCTGTCCCTGTAGGGAGACACCTGAGCTGCTCTATCCccgggaggtgagggaggggcccATGTCCCCATGGCTGAGTCTCAGTAGAGGCCAAGATAACCCTTCCCTGCCACGCACGCCTAGGCTTGGCCCATGTCTGGGTCTAGGGCTGGTCCTGGCTGTCTTGGTCCTCATCCTGccgcctcccccttcccctttgcttTTCCAGCCTCTTCAACAGGACGACACACGTCTGCCCTTGCCTCCGTCACCCCACTCCTGTCTATCCTTCCAGGCCCTCAGAGCCTCTGCCGCTAGAGGCGTGGTGACCCGGAGGCAGGGACCTGCGGTCAGCTTCCCCACCGCCCCTGGCTCCCGTGTAACCTTGGCCAAGTCCGTTCCCCTTCCCGGGCCTTTTTCCTCACCTACAGAATAAGAGGGTCCATGCCCTCTAGGGTCTCTACATCTCTGCAGCCACCAGATCTCCTGCAGGGACTGCCTCTGACCCTCAGCAGCCATGCGtgttagtgcttttttttttttttttgccgctgATCGCTCCTGGTGACTTGTCTCCCTAACAAAACCAGGAGCATCCTGAGGGGGGGGGGTCCTGCCCAGCTCTCAGGTGGTTGAGGTTCTGCCATCTAACTGGGCCCACGGGCCGAACTTGGAAGGAAGAGACACAACAGCAGAGGGGTTAGTTCACGGAAAGGGAGGATCATCTGGGATTATCCCTGGCTCCCaccggctcccagcccctgcccaggaTGGGGACCCACCTAGCTCCTCCTCGGAGTGCAGGGCGGGGTCCACCAGGGCCTTGAGCTCGGTGCTCTGCAGCAGGTAGCTCTTGAGCTGGGTCATCATGGTGCGGATCTCCTGCAGCATCTCCATACTGGAGGTCTGGTGCGCCATCATCTCCAGGCTGTACACTTTGTAGTCCTGCACCAGGTTGCCGAAGTACGAGGCCTTGTCCTGGGCCAGCTCCACCACCTTCTTGTACAGCTTGCGGTTGTTGGAGAGGAAGGCACTGAAGACGCTGGTGAAGCTCACGAAGCTCAGGCGGTGGCGGGCCTTGCCCAGGATCATCGACGACTTCTTCTTCATGCCGGGGCTGCTGAACTGTTCCAGCTCCTCCTCTGTGCTGCTGGTCGAGTAGGAGTCCTGGTCTGCGGCCAAGGAGGGCACTCCCAAGCTGTCcgagagggaggccagggagcccTTGAACTCCGCGAAGCTCTGGGGCTGGGCCCTGCGCCGGGAATGCGGGCTCTGAGTGCCAGCTGTGGGGGCAGGACCTTGGTCTTCTCCAGGTGGACCGGGCCTGGGGTTCTCAGGGGCCTCCCCGTCCGTGGAAAGCTCGGCAGTCTCCAGGGGAATTGGGAGGACCGAGGCCAGCTGCCGGGAGAGCCGTTTCTTCCTGGGAGGTGGAACTGGGGGTTGTCGAATCTTCCTCGGAGGCTCTGGCATGCTGCCCAGATCGCCGGCTTTGGCCACTGCTTCCTGGCCTTGCTCTGTGGTTCTCTGAGGCCTGTCCCCAGGGCTGCCGGAGGTCCCCTGGGGAGGCAGGCGGAGCGGGGATGCTCTGGAAAGACCCACCGGGTCTCCCTCCGCTGCCGCCCCCCTGTCCGCCTTCCCTGCACTCTGGTCCTCCAGGGAGACCTTCTCCGTGATGCGGCGTCTGGGAGGGGCGGCGGGGAGGCTCTTCTTTGTGGGCGCTGGAGGGACGGGGTTTTgcaaggggctgggggctgccccCGGCTTCATCTCTTCCTCCCTGAGGGGGCCCAGGCCTGCGAGGGGACGTGGGAGCCTCTCACAGGCTGTCATGGGTGGCTGGCTTGGAAGCTCCGGGGGGCCTGGGGTGTGGGGTGCCAGGCAGGGGGCAGACGCTGGGGGTGAAGGAGGAAGGACCTCGGGATGTGGACGCGGGGGAGCAGCCGCCGAGGGAGAACTGGGCAGAGGGCAGGCCGGAGTGGGGGCCGGGGGAGGAGGTCGGCTGGAGCCGGGGGGATGGAGAGGGagcggcgggggagggggagctggGCGGCGAGGGGCCcacctggaggtgggggaggtagCGTCGGAGGCAGGAGGCGATGGGCGCAAGGGGCAGCTTCCCGGGGGTGGCTGGTCAGCCGGCAGGGAGCTGCTGCAGTCCTCGATGAAGACTGGATTCACAAACCACAGGCGGCCGTTTCCTATGGACAGCTCGATTTCACACGAGCAGTTTTC
This sequence is a window from Mesoplodon densirostris isolate mMesDen1 chromosome 4, mMesDen1 primary haplotype, whole genome shotgun sequence. Protein-coding genes within it:
- the RIN3 gene encoding ras and Rab interactor 3 isoform X1, which translates into the protein MIRRAGAPECADPAGPIPDVGKGKGQEEEEDGVGPCLPVTPKNCLPLRGISVLEKLVKTCPVWLHLGLGRAEATRILHREAAGTFLVRRDSSLKQPVLCVHFPSPNESSSAVLEYTIKEEKSILYLEGSVLVFEDIFRLIAFYCVSRDLLPFKLRLPQAILEASSFTDLETISSLGLGFWDSSLNPRRGGGSPVEAPRDPAPGAPPASILRSSAHYENCSCEIELSIGNGRLWFVNPVFIEDCSSSLPADQPPPGSCPLRPSPPASDATSPTSRWAPRRPAPPPPPLPLHPPGSSRPPPPAPTPACPLPSSPSAAAPPRPHPEVLPPSPPASAPCLAPHTPGPPELPSQPPMTACERLPRPLAGLGPLREEEMKPGAAPSPLQNPVPPAPTKKSLPAAPPRRRITEKVSLEDQSAGKADRGAAAEGDPVGLSRASPLRLPPQGTSGSPGDRPQRTTEQGQEAVAKAGDLGSMPEPPRKIRQPPVPPPRKKRLSRQLASVLPIPLETAELSTDGEAPENPRPGPPGEDQGPAPTAGTQSPHSRRRAQPQSFAEFKGSLASLSDSLGVPSLAADQDSYSTSSTEEELEQFSSPGMKKKSSMILGKARHRLSFVSFTSVFSAFLSNNRKLYKKVVELAQDKASYFGNLVQDYKVYSLEMMAHQTSSMEMLQEIRTMMTQLKSYLLQSTELKALVDPALHSEEELEAIVESALYKCVLKPLKEAINSCLHEIHSKDGSLQQLKENQLVILATTTTELGVTTSVPEVPIMEKILQKFASMHKAYSPEKKISTLLKTCKLIYDSMALGNPGKSYGADDFLPVLMYVLARSNLTEMLLNVEYMMELMDPALQLGEGSYYLTTTYGALEHIKNYDKITVTRQLSVEVQDSIHRWERRRTLNKARASRSSVQDFICVSYLEPEQQSRTLASRADTLAEALCAQCAEKFEVVQPQDHRLFVLVDGRCFQLADEALPHRIKGYLLRSEPKRDFHFVYRPLDGGGGSGGPPCLVVREPNFL
- the RIN3 gene encoding ras and Rab interactor 3 isoform X2; this translates as MWRRRPASGLRLSSGDFEAPSGRSPIPDVGKGKGQEEEEDGVGPCLPVTPKNCLPLRGISVLEKLVKTCPVWLHLGLGRAEATRILHREAAGTFLVRRDSSLKQPVLCVHFPSPNESSSAVLEYTIKEEKSILYLEGSVLVFEDIFRLIAFYCVSRDLLPFKLRLPQAILEASSFTDLETISSLGLGFWDSSLNPRRGGGSPVEAPRDPAPGAPPASILRSSAHYENCSCEIELSIGNGRLWFVNPVFIEDCSSSLPADQPPPGSCPLRPSPPASDATSPTSRWAPRRPAPPPPPLPLHPPGSSRPPPPAPTPACPLPSSPSAAAPPRPHPEVLPPSPPASAPCLAPHTPGPPELPSQPPMTACERLPRPLAGLGPLREEEMKPGAAPSPLQNPVPPAPTKKSLPAAPPRRRITEKVSLEDQSAGKADRGAAAEGDPVGLSRASPLRLPPQGTSGSPGDRPQRTTEQGQEAVAKAGDLGSMPEPPRKIRQPPVPPPRKKRLSRQLASVLPIPLETAELSTDGEAPENPRPGPPGEDQGPAPTAGTQSPHSRRRAQPQSFAEFKGSLASLSDSLGVPSLAADQDSYSTSSTEEELEQFSSPGMKKKSSMILGKARHRLSFVSFTSVFSAFLSNNRKLYKKVVELAQDKASYFGNLVQDYKVYSLEMMAHQTSSMEMLQEIRTMMTQLKSYLLQSTELKALVDPALHSEEELEAIVESALYKCVLKPLKEAINSCLHEIHSKDGSLQQLKENQLVILATTTTELGVTTSVPEVPIMEKILQKFASMHKAYSPEKKISTLLKTCKLIYDSMALGNPGKSYGADDFLPVLMYVLARSNLTEMLLNVEYMMELMDPALQLGEGSYYLTTTYGALEHIKNYDKITVTRQLSVEVQDSIHRWERRRTLNKARASRSSVQDFICVSYLEPEQQSRTLASRADTLAEALCAQCAEKFEVVQPQDHRLFVLVDGRCFQLADEALPHRIKGYLLRSEPKRDFHFVYRPLDGGGGSGGPPCLVVREPNFL